Proteins from one Loktanella sp. M215 genomic window:
- a CDS encoding 5'-methylthioadenosine/S-adenosylhomocysteine nucleosidase has protein sequence MHRLPVHAACTILTLSLAGPLSAQDATHRTAIISAFPPEIAALQDGLTDTATQTLNGVSFTTGQLAGQQVVMFMSGVSMVNAAMTTQLALDHFTIDRILFSGIAGGVDPDLAIGDVVIPGQWGQYLQGVAARDTDGAFAMPPWMTSAFPNFGMTFTVPFGVMADGLSEPDMSFWFPVDPDLLTLAQTVAADVALSDCTPDQACLTKAPKIVVGGNGVSGPMFVDNAALRQHAFATFDAQVLDMESAAVAQVAFANGTPFIAFRSLSDLAGGGEGANEMGTFMALAATNAATVIRAVVAALD, from the coding sequence ATGCACCGCCTGCCTGTCCACGCTGCCTGCACGATCCTGACCCTGTCGCTGGCCGGCCCGCTAAGCGCTCAGGACGCGACGCACCGCACCGCCATTATCTCGGCCTTTCCGCCGGAAATCGCGGCGCTGCAGGACGGGCTGACCGACACGGCGACGCAGACGCTGAACGGGGTCAGCTTCACGACCGGGCAACTGGCGGGTCAGCAGGTCGTGATGTTCATGTCCGGCGTCAGCATGGTGAATGCCGCCATGACGACGCAACTGGCCTTGGATCACTTCACCATCGACCGGATCCTGTTTTCCGGCATCGCCGGGGGGGTCGATCCCGATCTGGCCATCGGTGACGTGGTGATTCCCGGCCAGTGGGGGCAATACCTGCAGGGCGTCGCCGCGCGCGACACTGACGGCGCCTTTGCCATGCCACCCTGGATGACCAGCGCATTTCCCAATTTCGGCATGACCTTCACCGTTCCCTTCGGCGTCATGGCCGACGGGCTGAGCGAGCCAGACATGAGCTTCTGGTTCCCCGTCGATCCCGATCTGCTGACGCTGGCGCAGACCGTTGCCGCCGACGTCGCCCTGTCCGATTGCACGCCGGATCAGGCCTGCCTGACCAAGGCGCCCAAGATCGTGGTCGGCGGCAACGGCGTCTCGGGTCCGATGTTCGTCGACAACGCCGCCCTGCGGCAGCACGCCTTCGCCACCTTCGATGCACAGGTGCTGGACATGGAAAGCGCCGCCGTCGCACAGGTCGCCTTTGCCAACGGCACCCCCTTCATCGCCTTCCGGTCGCTGTCCGACCTCGCGGGCGGGGGCGAGGGGGCCAACGAGATGGGCACCTTCATGGCGCTGGCCGCCACGAATGCCGCCACCGTCATCCGGGCCGTTGTGGCAGCACTGGACTAG
- the crtC gene encoding carotenoid 1,2-hydratase has translation MSEDGQKAVSVIGFIGSVFSPWYAWSGRRDPANHCCINVATYGPGGRFTMTDRGRAALSTTRDTLRVGPSQMHWDGQSLVITIDEVSGPPVIARVRGTITVTPRAITGVELPLAADGGHVWRPFSPISDITVALEAEGWQWSGHGYFDANFGTRALEDDFDFWTWGRYPTAAGATCFYDAVRRDGSRFDTAIAFGPDGSAQPAEAPPRTAFKRSLWQVKRETRADPGTVPQQVLGMLDAPFYSRSAVRTQLNGETVTGVHEALDLTRFRNPLLKPMLAFRVPRRPGWSEPRRDG, from the coding sequence ATCAGCGAAGACGGGCAAAAAGCCGTTTCCGTCATAGGGTTCATCGGGTCGGTGTTCAGCCCGTGGTACGCGTGGTCAGGGCGGCGCGATCCGGCGAACCATTGCTGCATCAACGTGGCGACCTATGGCCCCGGCGGGCGCTTCACGATGACCGACCGGGGCCGCGCGGCGCTGTCGACGACGCGGGACACGCTGCGCGTCGGCCCGTCGCAGATGCACTGGGACGGGCAGTCGCTGGTCATCACCATCGACGAGGTCAGTGGCCCGCCGGTGATCGCGCGCGTGCGCGGCACGATCACGGTGACGCCGCGGGCGATCACGGGGGTGGAACTGCCGCTGGCGGCGGACGGCGGGCATGTCTGGCGACCCTTTTCGCCGATCAGCGACATCACCGTGGCGCTGGAGGCGGAGGGCTGGCAGTGGTCGGGGCATGGCTATTTCGACGCCAACTTCGGCACCCGCGCGCTGGAGGATGATTTCGATTTCTGGACCTGGGGGCGGTATCCGACGGCGGCGGGGGCCACCTGTTTCTACGACGCGGTGCGGCGCGACGGCAGCCGGTTCGACACCGCCATCGCCTTTGGTCCCGACGGGTCCGCCCAGCCTGCGGAGGCACCGCCGCGCACCGCGTTCAAGCGATCGCTGTGGCAGGTGAAACGAGAGACGCGGGCCGATCCGGGGACGGTGCCGCAACAGGTGCTGGGGATGCTGGATGCGCCGTTCTACAGCCGCTCTGCCGTGCGGACGCAGCTGAACGGCGAGACGGTGACGGGCGTGCACGAGGCGCTGGACCTGACCCGGTTCCGCAATCCCTTGTTGAAGCCGATGCTGGCGTTCCGCGTGCCCCGACGGCCCGGCTGGTCGGAACCGCGCAGGGACGGCTGA
- a CDS encoding DUF2252 domain-containing protein — MAKTTENRLPDGASKAEPRVAQFEALSQAMSSGERLIPPVLLTGQARREHIRRTLREDHATRIEQQASGTRDKFDTLSKDVFKFFRGTALLFYRDMAGEDPAMPTVLALGDVHPENFGVMPDAHNVPIFGVNDFDEVLYAPFTWDIKRGAVGFWIAAEQVAGAKKRQRKRIVKHFVKGYLRAMKDYARHATEKNDNYRQDNSPKVIRRLFAQAWEDRKDWLWGDYLKPSGKGFRADDELQPISGEIEKFQQAIYDLAKANDLDVPDRSPELKVKDVCVRHGQGTASLGLPRYYVLLEGPSQDATDDMIVEFKRARTSALQGLTPPTEFHAGDRADRIAHGQKVQLAHGDVFYGAVTIDGDSYMSRERAPFRDDIDLDDLSDKTWRKYARVCGAALAQAHALSDDLGQVDYDVEPSILAAASPRKLFVADIQRWTKEAAKRLHRDHKMFRQDHAAGAFDRVDINYR; from the coding sequence ATGGCCAAGACGACCGAGAACCGCCTGCCGGACGGGGCCAGCAAGGCCGAACCCCGTGTCGCGCAATTCGAAGCCCTGTCGCAGGCCATGTCGTCTGGCGAGCGGCTGATCCCGCCCGTGCTGCTGACCGGTCAGGCGCGGCGCGAACACATCCGCAGGACACTGCGCGAAGACCACGCCACCCGGATCGAGCAGCAGGCCAGCGGCACGCGGGATAAGTTCGACACCCTGTCCAAGGACGTCTTCAAGTTCTTTCGCGGCACGGCCCTGCTGTTCTACCGCGACATGGCGGGCGAGGATCCGGCGATGCCGACGGTGCTTGCGCTGGGTGACGTCCACCCCGAGAATTTCGGCGTGATGCCCGACGCGCACAACGTGCCTATCTTTGGCGTCAATGATTTCGACGAGGTGCTGTATGCGCCCTTTACCTGGGACATCAAGCGCGGGGCCGTGGGGTTCTGGATCGCGGCGGAACAGGTCGCGGGTGCGAAGAAAAGGCAGCGCAAGCGCATCGTGAAGCATTTCGTCAAAGGCTATCTGCGCGCGATGAAGGATTACGCCCGCCACGCGACCGAGAAGAACGACAACTACCGGCAGGACAATTCGCCCAAGGTGATCCGCCGCCTGTTTGCGCAGGCCTGGGAGGACCGGAAGGACTGGCTTTGGGGCGATTACCTGAAGCCCAGCGGCAAGGGGTTCCGGGCCGACGACGAATTGCAGCCGATCAGCGGCGAGATCGAAAAGTTCCAGCAGGCGATCTATGATCTGGCCAAGGCCAACGATCTGGACGTGCCGGACCGCAGCCCCGAGCTGAAGGTGAAGGACGTCTGCGTGCGGCACGGTCAGGGGACGGCGTCTCTCGGGCTGCCGCGCTATTACGTGCTGCTGGAGGGGCCGTCGCAGGACGCGACCGACGACATGATCGTGGAGTTCAAGCGGGCGCGGACCTCTGCCCTGCAGGGGCTGACGCCGCCGACGGAGTTTCACGCGGGCGACCGGGCGGACCGGATCGCGCACGGGCAGAAGGTGCAGCTGGCGCATGGCGATGTGTTCTATGGTGCCGTCACCATCGACGGCGACAGCTATATGAGCCGTGAACGCGCACCATTTCGCGATGACATCGATCTGGACGATCTGTCGGACAAGACGTGGCGCAAGTATGCGCGCGTTTGCGGGGCGGCACTGGCACAGGCCCATGCGCTGTCAGACGATCTGGGGCAGGTCGATTACGATGTGGAACCGTCGATCCTTGCCGCTGCCAGCCCGCGCAAGCTGTTCGTGGCCGATATCCAGCGCTGGACCAAGGAGGCCGCAAAGCGCCTGCACCGGGATCACAAGATGTTCCGTCAGGATCACGCGGCAGGCGCCTTCGACCGGGTCGACATCAACTATCGCTAG
- a CDS encoding histidine phosphatase family protein produces MAYPDLYILRHGETVWNRAGRMQGHLNAPLTELGRDQARRQGQVLQGRDLTGFGFWTSPLMRAVETAGLALAEIAVEVRTDDRLREIDVGDWQGRLRAELSPPDPDAPRPGPDGDLSLYARAPGEGLAAVTARARAFLDDLDGPAVVVCHGIVSRMLRCAALGLDTAAWTDLQGGQGNVFHLSRGRMEELR; encoded by the coding sequence ATGGCCTATCCCGACCTTTATATCCTGCGCCACGGCGAGACGGTCTGGAACCGCGCGGGGCGGATGCAGGGGCATCTGAACGCGCCGCTGACAGAACTTGGCCGCGATCAGGCCCGGCGTCAGGGGCAGGTGTTGCAGGGGCGCGATCTGACGGGGTTCGGCTTCTGGACCTCGCCGCTGATGCGGGCGGTCGAGACGGCGGGGCTGGCGCTGGCCGAAATCGCCGTGGAGGTCCGGACCGACGACCGCCTGCGCGAGATCGACGTGGGCGACTGGCAAGGGCGGCTCCGCGCGGAGCTTTCGCCCCCCGATCCGGACGCCCCCCGCCCCGGCCCCGACGGCGATCTGAGCCTGTACGCGCGGGCCCCCGGCGAAGGGCTGGCAGCCGTTACAGCCCGGGCGCGGGCGTTCCTCGATGATCTGGACGGCCCCGCCGTCGTTGTCTGCCACGGCATCGTCAGCCGCATGCTGCGCTGTGCGGCACTGGGTCTGGACACCGCCGCCTGGACCGATCTGCAGGGCGGACAGGGCAACGTGTTTCACCTGTCGCGCGGGCGGATGGAGGAGTTGCGCTAG
- the crtD gene encoding 1-hydroxycarotenoid 3,4-desaturase CrtD: METQAKVVIVGAGIGGLAAAMLLAHAGCAVTVIEAQATPGGKMRTLATEAGPVDAGPTVLTLRPVFDALFADVGLRPEDHLTLRPLDTLARHYWPDGATLDLMADAGDSAARIAQVFGDGSADDFRRFSARAARLFAAFEVPMMQAAQPSQADLVRRVIRQPRLALDMAPHKTLAGLVASSFREPRLAQLFARYATYVGGSPGASPALLSLIWEAEARGVWTVDGGMHALALTLSRLAEGFGATFRYATPVRRIVKQGGKVSGVDTETGFVPADMVLFNGDPAALQAGLLGPAPKAAVAEAAVMPRSLSAHVASFAAVPEGVPLAHHTVFFADDAEAEFAAIATGAVPQDATLYICAQDHDAAPGALQRFEIIRNAAPLGERPTPEDFSCQTLMFDRLRQFGLHFSPGPVTLTGPGDFARLFPGSRGSLYGRSPQGLTAALQRPTARTAVTGLYLCGGGTHPGAGVPMATLSARHAVAMMLSDHASTLTSRQADTRGGMSTGSAKTGKKPFPS, translated from the coding sequence ATGGAGACGCAGGCCAAGGTTGTGATCGTGGGGGCCGGGATCGGCGGGCTGGCGGCGGCCATGCTGTTGGCGCACGCGGGCTGTGCCGTCACGGTGATCGAGGCGCAGGCCACCCCCGGCGGCAAGATGCGGACCCTGGCGACGGAGGCCGGGCCGGTCGATGCGGGGCCGACGGTGCTGACACTGCGGCCCGTCTTCGACGCACTGTTCGCAGATGTGGGCCTGCGGCCGGAGGATCATCTGACGCTGCGCCCGCTGGACACGTTGGCGCGGCATTACTGGCCCGATGGCGCGACGCTGGACCTGATGGCCGATGCGGGCGACAGCGCCGCGCGGATCGCGCAGGTCTTCGGTGATGGCAGTGCCGACGATTTTCGCCGCTTCAGCGCGCGGGCGGCGCGGCTTTTCGCGGCCTTCGAGGTGCCGATGATGCAGGCCGCGCAACCGTCGCAGGCCGATCTGGTCCGGCGGGTGATCAGGCAGCCGCGGCTGGCGCTGGACATGGCGCCGCACAAGACGCTGGCGGGGCTTGTCGCGTCGTCGTTCCGAGAGCCCCGTCTGGCGCAGCTTTTTGCGCGCTATGCCACCTATGTCGGCGGCAGTCCCGGCGCCTCCCCTGCCCTGCTGTCCCTGATCTGGGAGGCGGAGGCGCGCGGCGTCTGGACGGTGGATGGCGGGATGCATGCGCTGGCTTTGACGCTGTCGCGGCTGGCCGAAGGGTTCGGCGCGACGTTTCGCTACGCGACACCTGTGCGGCGGATCGTCAAGCAGGGCGGCAAGGTCAGCGGCGTGGATACGGAGACGGGGTTCGTGCCCGCCGACATGGTGCTGTTCAATGGCGATCCGGCGGCGCTGCAGGCCGGTCTGCTGGGACCTGCGCCCAAGGCCGCCGTGGCCGAGGCTGCGGTGATGCCGCGCAGCCTGTCGGCGCATGTCGCGAGCTTTGCCGCCGTGCCGGAGGGGGTGCCGCTGGCGCATCACACGGTCTTTTTCGCGGACGACGCAGAGGCGGAGTTCGCCGCCATCGCCACGGGCGCTGTGCCGCAGGACGCCACGCTTTACATCTGTGCGCAGGACCATGACGCCGCCCCCGGCGCGCTGCAGCGGTTCGAGATCATTCGCAATGCCGCCCCGCTGGGCGAGCGCCCGACACCAGAGGATTTTTCATGTCAGACACTGATGTTCGACCGCCTGCGGCAGTTCGGCCTGCACTTTTCCCCCGGCCCGGTGACACTGACCGGGCCGGGGGACTTTGCCCGGCTGTTTCCCGGCAGCAGAGGATCCCTTTACGGGCGATCCCCGCAGGGGCTGACGGCGGCCTTGCAGCGGCCGACGGCACGGACGGCGGTGACGGGTCTGTATCTGTGCGGCGGGGGGACGCATCCGGGGGCGGGCGTGCCGATGGCCACACTCTCCGCCCGGCATGCGGTCGCGATGATGCTGAGCGACCATGCTTCAACCTTGACGTCCCGGCAGGCGGATACGCGTGGTGGTATGTCGACGGGATCAGCGAAGACGGGCAAAAAGCCGTTTCCGTCATAG
- a CDS encoding polyprenyl synthetase family protein, with amino-acid sequence MRLSDRIDAAVAMAIHSGQRGPAPSRLSAALHYAVTPGGARIRPTILLSVAMACGDDRPALADAAAAALEVIHCASLVHDDLPCFDDADTRRGKPALHRAFSEPLAVLTGDSLIVMGFQVLARAAALAPDRAVALIDVLATRTGMPFGICAGQGWESEDQIDLAAYHRSKTGALFIAATQMGAIAAGQAGEPWAELGDRIGEAFQVADDLRDALCDATELGKPAGQDDLHGRPNAVARLGIHGAVARFDDMLAGAISSIPACPGEAALAQMVRAYADRLVPAVARSAVPGE; translated from the coding sequence ATGCGCCTGTCAGACCGGATCGACGCCGCCGTGGCCATGGCCATCCACTCCGGCCAGCGTGGCCCTGCGCCCTCTCGCCTGTCAGCTGCCTTGCACTACGCCGTCACACCCGGCGGCGCGCGCATCCGGCCCACGATCCTGCTGTCCGTCGCCATGGCCTGCGGCGACGACCGCCCGGCGCTGGCCGACGCGGCCGCCGCGGCGCTGGAGGTCATTCACTGCGCCAGCCTCGTCCACGACGACCTGCCCTGTTTCGACGACGCCGACACCCGCCGCGGCAAGCCCGCGCTGCACCGCGCCTTTTCCGAACCGCTGGCCGTTCTGACCGGCGACAGCCTGATCGTCATGGGCTTTCAGGTGCTGGCCCGCGCCGCTGCCCTTGCCCCCGACCGCGCCGTGGCGCTCATCGACGTGCTGGCCACCCGCACCGGCATGCCCTTTGGCATCTGCGCCGGGCAGGGGTGGGAATCCGAGGATCAGATCGACCTCGCCGCCTACCACCGGTCCAAGACCGGCGCGCTCTTCATCGCCGCGACCCAGATGGGCGCCATCGCCGCCGGTCAGGCTGGCGAACCCTGGGCCGAACTCGGTGACCGCATCGGAGAAGCCTTTCAAGTGGCCGACGACCTGCGCGACGCGCTGTGCGACGCAACCGAATTGGGCAAGCCCGCCGGTCAGGACGACCTGCACGGCCGCCCCAACGCCGTGGCGCGGCTTGGAATTCACGGCGCCGTCGCGCGCTTCGACGACATGCTGGCCGGTGCGATCTCCTCCATCCCCGCCTGCCCCGGCGAGGCGGCGCTTGCCCAGATGGTCCGCGCCTACGCCGACCGCCTCGTGCCTGCCGTGGCGCGCAGCGCCGTGCCGGGCGAATGA
- a CDS encoding HlyD family efflux transporter periplasmic adaptor subunit — protein MSMLRVPAALVLLAAAGVAIAPQMTNHISSAAVVNAPLVSVYAPFDGTIMTASLGAAAPILAGDTIAVIKDARSQSVNLRSLRSEIATTSGEISGIETQRRRMQDLKADLIKRRSDQVNAKTIWFGPRLEEAQADVAVAAAEVSRTQDAALRIAQLEGKGSVTKRDVLAAEADLAAAQARHAHEVATVNRLEVERDYLQTTDSIDLATNSLEQLNYRLDEIALRDADLYTRLLTLQTRRAALQGEISGLELEKARNDTFSPKSVADGIIWEVSGQVGTNVASGEQIAQVLDCSRRFLEVMISETYTQSIRPGDDVSVQLKGDKDRFKAVVYAVYGSGARPNRKMQAAQPRIETPDGLRVIVGIGGADVSAPGVARSFCDVGRSAEVHFAMKSISAVSNLVSSLRDMAGFAPVMTAKLEDSDSPTTVN, from the coding sequence ATGTCCATGTTGAGGGTGCCTGCAGCGCTCGTTCTGCTTGCTGCAGCCGGCGTGGCAATCGCGCCGCAGATGACCAATCACATCTCGTCGGCGGCTGTCGTGAACGCGCCGCTCGTTTCTGTCTATGCGCCTTTTGATGGCACGATCATGACAGCCAGTCTGGGAGCGGCGGCACCAATTCTGGCGGGAGATACGATCGCAGTCATCAAGGATGCCCGCAGCCAGAGCGTGAACCTGCGCTCGCTTAGAAGCGAGATCGCGACCACATCAGGCGAAATCTCGGGCATCGAAACCCAGCGGCGACGCATGCAGGACCTGAAGGCCGATCTGATCAAGCGACGTTCGGATCAGGTGAACGCCAAGACGATCTGGTTTGGTCCGCGTCTGGAAGAAGCGCAGGCCGACGTGGCTGTCGCCGCGGCAGAGGTCAGCCGGACGCAGGATGCCGCCCTTCGGATTGCACAGTTGGAAGGGAAAGGCAGCGTCACGAAACGTGATGTCTTGGCGGCCGAAGCGGATCTGGCCGCGGCCCAAGCGCGGCACGCCCATGAGGTGGCAACGGTCAACCGCCTTGAGGTCGAACGCGATTATCTTCAGACCACAGACAGCATCGATCTTGCGACGAACAGCCTGGAACAGTTGAATTACCGGCTGGACGAGATCGCCCTGCGGGACGCCGATCTTTATACGCGGCTGCTGACGCTGCAGACCCGCCGTGCGGCGCTGCAGGGTGAGATTTCTGGCCTCGAACTCGAGAAGGCGCGCAACGACACGTTCTCTCCAAAGTCGGTGGCCGATGGCATCATCTGGGAGGTGTCTGGCCAAGTCGGAACAAACGTCGCGTCTGGCGAACAGATTGCCCAGGTGCTCGACTGTTCGCGCCGGTTTCTGGAGGTCATGATCAGCGAGACTTACACCCAGAGCATCCGGCCCGGCGACGACGTCTCTGTGCAGCTGAAAGGTGATAAGGATCGCTTCAAGGCTGTGGTCTATGCCGTCTACGGCAGCGGCGCACGGCCGAACCGCAAGATGCAGGCTGCGCAGCCGCGGATCGAAACACCCGACGGATTGCGCGTGATCGTCGGCATCGGCGGTGCGGACGTGTCTGCGCCCGGCGTGGCGCGATCCTTTTGTGATGTCGGCCGTTCGGCCGAAGTGCATTTCGCGATGAAGTCGATCTCTGCCGTGTCGAACCTCGTCTCTTCGTTGCGGGATATGGCTGGTTTCGCGCCGGTGATGACGGCCAAACTGGAGGATTCCGACAGCCCGACGACGGTCAACTGA